Proteins encoded within one genomic window of Cucumis sativus cultivar 9930 chromosome 3, Cucumber_9930_V3, whole genome shotgun sequence:
- the LOC101221754 gene encoding embryonic protein DC-8 isoform X1: MASSKEMKKERAEVAARIAASDLRDINREEEKQAAAAPSKIEKNATVEVVEADRPTVQDQQQRPGVIGSVLRAVHDTYEHAKEAVVGKSHEAEERSREAKDWSAEKARETTEEARRKMDEYGSAVGGKARETKEAVGETAAARKAEEYKNYTAEKTAEAKGKAGEYKDTAAEKAREAKDAAAEKAREAKDAAARKAEEYKNYTAEKTGEAKGKAGEYKNTAAEKAREAKDAAAEKAREAKEAAERKAEEYKNYTAEKTAEVKGKAGEYKDTAAEKAREAMDAAAEKAREAKEAAARKAEEYKNYTAEKTAEATGKAGEYKDTAAEKARETKDAAARKAGEYKDYTAEKTVEATEAAKGKAGEYKDAAAEKAREAKDAAARKAGEYRDYTAEKARGATEAVKEKAGEYKDYAAEKANQAKEKAAEYKDYTVDKAKETKDAAARKTVEYKDYAEDKARDTTDYTAEKAKEGKDTTVSKLGELKDSAADAAKRAMEYFTGKKEEIKEGAYETKDVAKEWQEKMGGSEEDTRRKMEDLRLQGEGRRGSTEAAKVTLERNRGRGGEGAVVVDLEETRPGALASTLKKADDMAAQTFNDVGRIDDEEGAVRSKDRQGKM; the protein is encoded by the exons ATGGCTTCGTCGaaggaaatgaagaaggaGAGAGCAGAGGTGGCGGCGAGGATTGCTGCTTCCGATCTGAGAGACATTaacagagaagaagagaagcaGGCAGCGGCGGCGCCGTCGAAGATAGAGAAAAATGCAACTGTGGAGGTCGTAGAGGCGGACCGGCCGACGGTGCAGGACCAGCAACAGAGACCTGGCGTGATTGGGTCAGTACTGAGGGCGGTGCACGACACATACGAACATGCTAAGGAAGCGGTGGTAGGAAAGAGCCATGAAGCGGAGGAGCGAAGCCGAGAAGCGAAGGATTGGTCGGCGGAGAAGGCAAGAGAGACAACGGAGGAGGCAAGGAGGAAAATGGACGAGTACGGAAGTGCTGTTGGGGGAAAGGCGAGGGAGACGAAGGAAGCTGTCGGAGAGACAGCAGCGGCGAGAAAAGCAGAGGAATACAAAAATTACACGGCAGAGAAAACAGCGGAGGCTAAAGGAAAGGCCGGCGAGTATAAGGACACTGCAGCAGAGAAGGCGAGGGAAGCGAAGGATGCTGCAGCGGAGAAGGCGAGGGAAGCGAAAGATGCAGCGGCGAGAAAAGCAGAGGAATACAAAAATTACACGGCAGAGAAAACAGGAGAGGCTAAAGGAAAGGCCGGCGAGTATAAGAACACTGCAGCGGAGAAGGCGAGGGAAGCGAAGGATGCTGCAGCGGAGAAGGCGAGGGAAGCGAAGGAAGCAGCGGAGAGAAAAGCAGAGGAATACAAAAATTACACGGCAGAGAAAACAGCGGAGGTTAAAGGGAAGGCCGGCGAGTATAAGGACACTGCAGCGGAGAAGGCGAGGGAAGCGATGGATGCTGCAGCGGAGAAGGCGAGAGAAGCGAAGGAGGCGGCGGCGAGAAAAGCAGAGGAATACAAAAATTACACTGCGGAGAAGACGGCGGAGGCTACAGGTAAGGCCGGCGAGTATAAGGACACTGCAGCGGAGAAGGCGAGGGAAACTAAGGATGCAGCAGCGAGAAAAGCAGGGGAATATAAAGATTACACAGCGGAGAAGACGGTGGAGGCTACAGAAGCCGCTAAAGGAAAGGCTGGTGAGTATAAGGATGCTGCAGCGGAGAAGGCGAGGGAAGCTAAGGATGCTGCAGCAAGAAAAGCAGGGGAATACAGAGATTACACAGCTGAGAAGGCGAGGGGAGCAACGGAAGCGGTGAAGGAGAAGGCTGGTGAGTACAAGGATTATGCAGCGGAGAAGGCAAATCAAGCGAAGGAAAAGGCGGCGGAGTATAAAGATTACACAGTGGATAAGGCGAAGGAGACGAAGGATGCGGCGGCAAGAAAAACAGTAGAGTATAAAGACTATGCAGAGGACAAAGCGAGGGATACGACAGATTACACGGCAGAGAAGGCGAAAGAAGGGAAGGACACGACAGTGAGCAAACTTGGGGAACTGAAAGATTCAGCAGCGGATGCTGCAAAGAGAGCAATGGAATACTTTACCggaaagaaagaggaaatCAAGGAGGGAGCATACGAAACAAAAGATGTCGCTAAG GAATGGCAGGAAAAGATGGGCGGATCAGAGGAGGATACAAGAAGGAAAATGGAGGATTTAAGGCTGCAGGGGGAAGGAAGGAGGGGCAGCACAGAAGCAGCAAAAGTCACACTTGAACGTAATAG AGGCCGTGGCGGGGAGGGAGCGGTGGTGGTAGATTTGGAGGAGACACGACCGGGTGCGCTGGCCTCGACTTTGAAGAAGGCAGACGACATGGCGGCACAGACGTTTAACGATGTGGGTCGAATTGACGACGAGGAGGGAGCTGTGCGCTCAAAGGATCGTCAAGGGAAGATGTGA
- the LOC101221754 gene encoding embryonic protein DC-8 isoform X2 — protein MASSKEMKKERAEVAARIAASDLRDINREEEKQAAAAPSKIEKNATVEVVEADRPTVQDQQQRPGVIGSVLRAVHDTYEHAKEAVVGKSHEAEERSREAKDWSAEKARETTEEARRKMDEYGSAVGGKARETKEAVGETAAARKAEEYKNYTAEKTAEAKGKAGEYKDTAAEKAREAKDAAAEKAREAKDAAARKAEEYKNYTAEKTGEAKGKAGEYKNTAAEKAREAKDAAAEKAREAKEAAERKAEEYKNYTAEKTAEVKGKAGEYKDTAAEKAREAMDAAAEKAREAKEAAARKAEEYKNYTAEKTAEATGKAGEYKDTAAEKARETKDAAARKAGEYKDYTAEKTVEATEAAKGKAGEYKDAAAEKAREAKDAAARKAGEYRDYTAEKARGATEAVKEKAGEYKDYAAEKANQAKEKAAEYKDYTVDKAKETKDAAARKTVEYKDYAEDKARDTTDYTAEKAKEGKDTTVSKLGELKDSAADAAKRAMEYFTGKKEEIKEGAYETKDVAKEKMGGSEEDTRRKMEDLRLQGEGRRGSTEAAKVTLERNRGRGGEGAVVVDLEETRPGALASTLKKADDMAAQTFNDVGRIDDEEGAVRSKDRQGKM, from the exons ATGGCTTCGTCGaaggaaatgaagaaggaGAGAGCAGAGGTGGCGGCGAGGATTGCTGCTTCCGATCTGAGAGACATTaacagagaagaagagaagcaGGCAGCGGCGGCGCCGTCGAAGATAGAGAAAAATGCAACTGTGGAGGTCGTAGAGGCGGACCGGCCGACGGTGCAGGACCAGCAACAGAGACCTGGCGTGATTGGGTCAGTACTGAGGGCGGTGCACGACACATACGAACATGCTAAGGAAGCGGTGGTAGGAAAGAGCCATGAAGCGGAGGAGCGAAGCCGAGAAGCGAAGGATTGGTCGGCGGAGAAGGCAAGAGAGACAACGGAGGAGGCAAGGAGGAAAATGGACGAGTACGGAAGTGCTGTTGGGGGAAAGGCGAGGGAGACGAAGGAAGCTGTCGGAGAGACAGCAGCGGCGAGAAAAGCAGAGGAATACAAAAATTACACGGCAGAGAAAACAGCGGAGGCTAAAGGAAAGGCCGGCGAGTATAAGGACACTGCAGCAGAGAAGGCGAGGGAAGCGAAGGATGCTGCAGCGGAGAAGGCGAGGGAAGCGAAAGATGCAGCGGCGAGAAAAGCAGAGGAATACAAAAATTACACGGCAGAGAAAACAGGAGAGGCTAAAGGAAAGGCCGGCGAGTATAAGAACACTGCAGCGGAGAAGGCGAGGGAAGCGAAGGATGCTGCAGCGGAGAAGGCGAGGGAAGCGAAGGAAGCAGCGGAGAGAAAAGCAGAGGAATACAAAAATTACACGGCAGAGAAAACAGCGGAGGTTAAAGGGAAGGCCGGCGAGTATAAGGACACTGCAGCGGAGAAGGCGAGGGAAGCGATGGATGCTGCAGCGGAGAAGGCGAGAGAAGCGAAGGAGGCGGCGGCGAGAAAAGCAGAGGAATACAAAAATTACACTGCGGAGAAGACGGCGGAGGCTACAGGTAAGGCCGGCGAGTATAAGGACACTGCAGCGGAGAAGGCGAGGGAAACTAAGGATGCAGCAGCGAGAAAAGCAGGGGAATATAAAGATTACACAGCGGAGAAGACGGTGGAGGCTACAGAAGCCGCTAAAGGAAAGGCTGGTGAGTATAAGGATGCTGCAGCGGAGAAGGCGAGGGAAGCTAAGGATGCTGCAGCAAGAAAAGCAGGGGAATACAGAGATTACACAGCTGAGAAGGCGAGGGGAGCAACGGAAGCGGTGAAGGAGAAGGCTGGTGAGTACAAGGATTATGCAGCGGAGAAGGCAAATCAAGCGAAGGAAAAGGCGGCGGAGTATAAAGATTACACAGTGGATAAGGCGAAGGAGACGAAGGATGCGGCGGCAAGAAAAACAGTAGAGTATAAAGACTATGCAGAGGACAAAGCGAGGGATACGACAGATTACACGGCAGAGAAGGCGAAAGAAGGGAAGGACACGACAGTGAGCAAACTTGGGGAACTGAAAGATTCAGCAGCGGATGCTGCAAAGAGAGCAATGGAATACTTTACCggaaagaaagaggaaatCAAGGAGGGAGCATACGAAACAAAAGATGTCGCTAAG GAAAAGATGGGCGGATCAGAGGAGGATACAAGAAGGAAAATGGAGGATTTAAGGCTGCAGGGGGAAGGAAGGAGGGGCAGCACAGAAGCAGCAAAAGTCACACTTGAACGTAATAG AGGCCGTGGCGGGGAGGGAGCGGTGGTGGTAGATTTGGAGGAGACACGACCGGGTGCGCTGGCCTCGACTTTGAAGAAGGCAGACGACATGGCGGCACAGACGTTTAACGATGTGGGTCGAATTGACGACGAGGAGGGAGCTGTGCGCTCAAAGGATCGTCAAGGGAAGATGTGA